The nucleotide sequence AGCAATGGGTTTTTAGATGCTGTGCACCAAGGTGTTCAGTTTTCCAATTCTGAAGACCCCGTATTGTATTTGGGTGATCCCGATGGAATGAAGCGATCAGATAGAAGAAGGATGCTGGATCAAATAGCTTCATTGAACCAAATATCTTATGATCAGTTTGGTGATCCTGAAATTCAAGCCAAAATCCAGCAATATGAAATGGCTTTTAGGATGCAAACGGCAGTTCCTGAGGTTACAGATATTAGTAAGGAGCCGGACAGTATCATTAAAATGTATGGTCCAGACTGCTTAGTGCCAGGTACTTATGCGGCCAATTGTCTTTTGGCCAGAAAACTATCTGAAAGCGGTGTGCGCTTTGTCCAATTATATCACCAAGGATGGGACCAACATGGGAATTTGCCCAATGAAATGGCCGGGCAGGCAAAGGATGTGGACCAAGCTTCAGCCGCTTTGATCAAAGATTTGAAACAAAGGGGGCTTCTGGACGAAACTTTGGTGATCTGGGGTGGAGAATTTGGACGTACCAATTATTGCCAGGGCAAGATGTCTGTAGAAAACTATGGAAGAGATCACCACCCTAGAGCTTTCTCTATTTGGATGGCCGGAGGAGGAGTGAAGTCCGGTATTGTGCATGGAGAAACTGATGATTTTGGCTATAATATTACCAAAGATCCTGTACATGTGCATGATTTTCAGGCAACCGTTCTTCATTTGATGGGGATCAATCACGAAAAAATGACCTATAAACATCTAGGAAGAAGGTACAGACTCACGGATGTAGCAGGGACTGTGGTGAAAGAAATCATTGTATAGTTGAATTATCATCCATAAAGAAATTAGGCTGTTCATTTCTGGGCATCTCCTTTAAG is from Echinicola marina and encodes:
- a CDS encoding DUF1501 domain-containing protein — encoded protein: MEKEILEHGLNQNRRKFLSKLSLGVGSMALGSLLIPDLFKGSGGMEDELMAAIPHFAPKAKRVIYLFQNGAPSQLESFDYKPMLRERMGEDLPASIRNGQRLTGMTAGQTNFPLVGSYYDFKQYGEARAWISDLFPHTAKIVDDICIVKSMHTEAINHDPALTFFQTGAQVGNRPSMGSWLSYGLGSENNNLPAFCVLLSRGKGNGQGVYSKLWSNGFLDAVHQGVQFSNSEDPVLYLGDPDGMKRSDRRRMLDQIASLNQISYDQFGDPEIQAKIQQYEMAFRMQTAVPEVTDISKEPDSIIKMYGPDCLVPGTYAANCLLARKLSESGVRFVQLYHQGWDQHGNLPNEMAGQAKDVDQASAALIKDLKQRGLLDETLVIWGGEFGRTNYCQGKMSVENYGRDHHPRAFSIWMAGGGVKSGIVHGETDDFGYNITKDPVHVHDFQATVLHLMGINHEKMTYKHLGRRYRLTDVAGTVVKEIIV